The Halobacillus amylolyticus nucleotide sequence CTCTTGCTAATAGTATGTGACCACCCTTAAGGATAACCCCCCTACTTAATCGATGAAATTTCGCTATAATAATGCCTCCAATCTTATTCCAGCTATTCTACCTGAACATTAACCTTAAATTTATATTTCGATCAATAACTTGGAAACTCCTTCCTTTCTTAAACATATTGGCCCGATAAAAAAGCGCAATCCTTTATTAAAGAAAAGCGCCCCTTATCATGAAGACTCGGTTTCAAGATAATAATCTTACTCAATACAATTACCAAACTTTTATTAGCCAGTATTCGTTAACAGGCGTAGAATCAACCAAATTAATAGGAAGGTTTATTGTGAAGGGCTAATAGTATAAGAAGCTATAAGCACCAAAAATAAATCTAATAAAACGGTTGATGAAGAAAGTACAAGAGGAAAAATGTATATTGCTGTTTTATCAGAAGACCTAACAAGTCCAATTAAATTTATAGTAAATACTATTAAAGATATGTACAAAAAGACCGTTACATGATTCACCCAAAAATTTGTTGCCGGATCGACACCTGTACTCGATATAATATTAAATATAAATAAACTAAAAGCGTCTACAAACAAAAACAAAGCAAACAAAATAGACCAAATAGCTGACAAGAGGAAATTAAAAAAAGAAAATTTCATAGTTTTTCACCCCTTTTTTATGTATTGATCAGGCTAACGTAAACGATACGTGAAGTTACAAGTTTTTAAGATAATATTAATATGGATCGCTCGCTTTTGCTTCCTATTGTAAACGCTAGAATAAAGTTGACAGTTTTCGCTTGATAGGATTTTACACTTTTGCTCTATCAACCTAATACTTTAGTAAAATAGTTGGTGACGTTATTTTACTGGGGGTTAGGATTTTGGAGGAGAAATTAGTGTTGTATTTAAAAATTAAGGACCTATACAAACGGAAGTTTAAAGTAGCACAAATCGCTAAGGAGCTTAAGATCTCAAGACCAACTGTCTATAAATATTTAGAGATGACTTTTGATGAAGCAAAAGCTTATACAGAACTGCCTATTGGGAAAAAAAAGAAATTAGACAGCTACAAAGACTGGATCCTTGCCTGGTTAGAAGAATACCCTCACTTGAGTGCTGCACAAATACATGATTGGCTTCTAGAGAGATACCCGAACCTGGCGGTCGGTGGAAGTACGGTGAGATCATATGTTAAAGATATCAGGGAATTCTACCAGATTGAGAGGAAGGTAACGGTTCGCCAATACGAAGCAATACCTGAACAACCAATGGGGAAACAACTTCAGGTAGACTGGGGTGAAACAAAACAGAAGACAACGGAGAGCAAAGAGATCAAGTTGTATTTCATTGCGTTTGTCCTCGCTCACTCCAGACAGAAGTATATGGAATGGCAAACAAGGCCATTTACCACGAGAGATGCGATCCGATGTCATGAAAATGCATTTCAATTCTATGGAGGATGTCCAGAAGAAATCGTATACGATCAGGATCACTTAATTACAGTGAGTGAAAATGCAGGACAGCTGCTTTTAACAGCTGAGTTTCAAAGTTATGTGAATGAACGTAAGTTTAAGGTTCATTTGTGCAGAAGAGCTGATCCGGAGTCTAAAGGTATGATTGAAAATGTAGTGAAGTACATAAAAGGTAACTTCGCAGACAGTCGAGTGTTCAGTGATATAGAGGATTGGAATCAGCGGGGGCTACAATGGCTAATGCGTACCGGAAATTATCAAGTTCATCAGACAACGAAAAAAAGACCAGCTGAAGTGTTTCTCGTCGAAAAGCAACACTTAAAGCCAGTCTCTTCCCTACTTTCATTTGAAAGTACCAATAATCAAAGTATAACAAGAAGTGTGAGCAAGGACAATACAATCCGGTATAAGTCCAATCGATATTCCGTCCCTCTCGGGACTTATCAAACAAATGCTGATAACCATGTTTTGATTGAAGTTACAGGTGAAGAACCACCGACGCTCGTGATTCGAAAAGAAGCAGAAAGTGAAATCATTGCGGAACACGTTATCAGCTTAGAAAAAGGGAAACTCATTCAAAATCGCAATCATATCCGTGATCGATCCAAAGGTGTTGAAGAGTTTAAACGACGTTTGATCTCCTTTTTTGAAAATAAAACACAGGCATCTGGTTACTTTGATGAGATCAGCCAAAGATACCCAAGGTATCGTCGAGACCAGTTTGCGATCATTCATCAGGTCATCAAACAGTATCCAACGGTAATCGAGACCGTATTGACCAAGTGTATGAGAGAAAAGCTGTTTAGTGCAAATGACTTTCGTGATATGGCCAAGCACATTAATAGATTGCCTCATGAGCCGGTAAAAGAGGCAAAATCCTTTTATACCTATCCCGCAAAATATAGTCACATCAAGACCTCTACCCGTTCTATAAATGCTTATACCAGCATTTTAGGAGGTCTATCATGATGAAGAAGACCGTGAATGAATTACAAGATCAATTTCGTCAGTTACGTCTATCAGAAACTGCGGAGGAGCTTCCACAGCTTCTTCGCGAAGCTGAAAAATCTTCATGGACCTACTTAGAATTCTTAGAATCTATTACGCGATATGAACTAGCAAAACGGGAAGCCAAAAGCTTTGAAAAAAGAATGAAATGGGCACGATTCCCTTTCGTGAAGTCCTTAGATGAGTTTGAACTGAATGGTCAAAACGTGCTGACTGCCCGCCAGCTAACACAACTCAGAGAATTAAGCTGGCTGGAACAGCAGTATAACCTAATTATTCTTGGGCCACCTGGCATTGGGAAAACGTACATCGCAATTGGACTGGGTCTCGAAGCTGTTTCCAGAGGATTCAACGTTTACTTCGCTACAATGGGTGAGCTTGTACAGCTCTTAAAGACGGAAGAATATCTGAACAAATCAAAGGTACAACTGAAACGAATGAGAAACGCTGACCTTGTGATTATTGATGATTTGATGTACATGGCGATGGATCAGCGAGAGGCAAATCTGTTTTTCCATTTGATTAACCATTTATACGAACGAAGTTCGATCATCTTAACCTCAAATAAAAGTCCAGAGGAATGGGGGAATATGATTGGTGATCAGGGGATTACGACAGCGATTTTAGATCGTTTACTCCATCGTGTGGAAGTTATACAGGGCGGAGAGAATGAGGAAAGTTATCGTATGAAAAACAGAAAAAGCATCTTTTAAGCAGAAGTGTAAAAGGGAAACGAGCAAAAAGTGTAAAATTCAACTTGACGTCTACACCTATTCTAGAGTAAGCAAAAGTTAATCCTGTGGTAACTATTGCTAATCCATTTACTAATCATTTTACTCACAAAGACAGGGTGTTCCCACTACAACTCATGTGAAGACT carries:
- the istB gene encoding IS21-like element helper ATPase IstB → MKKTVNELQDQFRQLRLSETAEELPQLLREAEKSSWTYLEFLESITRYELAKREAKSFEKRMKWARFPFVKSLDEFELNGQNVLTARQLTQLRELSWLEQQYNLIILGPPGIGKTYIAIGLGLEAVSRGFNVYFATMGELVQLLKTEEYLNKSKVQLKRMRNADLVIIDDLMYMAMDQREANLFFHLINHLYERSSIILTSNKSPEEWGNMIGDQGITTAILDRLLHRVEVIQGGENEESYRMKNRKSIF
- the istA gene encoding IS21 family transposase, producing the protein MLYLKIKDLYKRKFKVAQIAKELKISRPTVYKYLEMTFDEAKAYTELPIGKKKKLDSYKDWILAWLEEYPHLSAAQIHDWLLERYPNLAVGGSTVRSYVKDIREFYQIERKVTVRQYEAIPEQPMGKQLQVDWGETKQKTTESKEIKLYFIAFVLAHSRQKYMEWQTRPFTTRDAIRCHENAFQFYGGCPEEIVYDQDHLITVSENAGQLLLTAEFQSYVNERKFKVHLCRRADPESKGMIENVVKYIKGNFADSRVFSDIEDWNQRGLQWLMRTGNYQVHQTTKKRPAEVFLVEKQHLKPVSSLLSFESTNNQSITRSVSKDNTIRYKSNRYSVPLGTYQTNADNHVLIEVTGEEPPTLVIRKEAESEIIAEHVISLEKGKLIQNRNHIRDRSKGVEEFKRRLISFFENKTQASGYFDEISQRYPRYRRDQFAIIHQVIKQYPTVIETVLTKCMREKLFSANDFRDMAKHINRLPHEPVKEAKSFYTYPAKYSHIKTSTRSINAYTSILGGLS